The following proteins are encoded in a genomic region of Fusarium oxysporum f. sp. lycopersici 4287 chromosome 1, whole genome shotgun sequence:
- a CDS encoding hypothetical protein (At least one base has a quality score < 10) yields the protein MAFRFPDPRLRVDDELSAGTTAKGSVARTATTSNSSTTRESPPNGIPPLEVSAYNEVADSQPLPSPRRKNLVFADPFAFRYLEEGSNVVVVERRGILRGYESYLVEQWACSRKPPTLLIVTYTGDEKHSVVVGVLSVPIDESLWPPRLHFYFDQLQDSHARPKETELGELMVTNLSNFPSALTVIMVPEGDIRKYRSSFIVNEDLKRLGCSGRSGMTLSDPTEATQLKFLQLYRTSDRVPVPQAVVELIKLCQVTLYMFDKLGHQYIDGLLCDKTEMAINNWWIEIGAEHYNFEPTDGILGPSTVAALLGMFMGARNRLHWYGAPVSKDVFDLENTKRGIGHFQKSQKLEKTRRLDRQTLLKLYTVSAKAAAGESWGVQRAVKSTLTEVGGKRGELVMGMVSGKDKGGLADIETLDIGTFASLAYGERAKWLWHGKPRRSVAELPHHSPELSSAVPWKEEEANPNPKRVYSAPAENELDAKRLDETPDVYSGHPPGSAVSVADGSGDKEASRKNIFKGVAGKMNDARSGFGRIKDVVGGGLRGHNNRPSVSTRDDFSESGPRSSSQGLTPGTTQPPAPTQGVGRTFTWNNKPQEYLAAMKRADAEGGAGFPQLSHFASTSTVDIKQPASAPVETQKREQDGELFDIGVEVRKDVLSKAPSAVGSLVDEHDLQGPVLDAELNDDLSKRGLSRRHSIQLSQCPNMTVLNESRWPRRMSFGDAEEAVLEWEPLIDVADAADDLANIEAFNDLAQHFNQCLEEMKHRIEPWVIEKISAVEALDERYAKDKEEMHALYYQLNEACQRMRITSHELLAEERSHLLEGLKEVEALVARLDYEINALLQKVVDVEDELRLLRGPA from the exons ATGGCTTTCAGATTTCCAGATCCTCGACTTCGAGTCGACGATGAACTCTCGGCAGGCACCACCGCCAAGGGGTCTGTCGCCCGTACAGCGACCACCTCCAACTCTAGCACCACGCGAGAAAGTCCCCCAAACGGTATCCCTCCGTTAGAAGTTTCCGCATACAATGAAGTTGCAGATTCTCAGCCTCTACCGTCGCCGAGGCGCAAAAATCTTGTCTTTGCTGATCCTTTCGCCTTTCG GTATCTCGAGGAAGGCAGCAATGTTGTCGTTGTCGAGCGCCGAGGCATTTTACGCGGATACGAGTCGTACCTAGTCGAACAATGGGCGTGTTCTCGAAAACCACCAACACTCCTGATCGTCACTTATACTGGAGACGAAAAACACTCAGTCGTTGTCGGTGTGCTCTCTGTTCCAATAGACGAGAGTCTTTGGCCTCCAAGGCTACACTTCTACTTTGATCAACTCCAGGATTCACATGCGCGGCCCAAGGAGACTGAGCTTGGAGAGCTTATGGTTACTAATCTGAGTAATTTTCCTTCGGCCCTCACCGTTATTATGGTACCTGAGGGTGATATCCGAAAATATCGCTCCTCGTTCATCGTCAATGAGGATTTGAAACGGTTAGGATGTTCTGGGCGATCAGGCATGACTCTGTCAGATCCAACTGAAGCAACGCAGCTCAAGTTCTTGCAGCTTTACAGGACGAGCGATCGAGTACCTGTTCCGCAAGCTGTAGTCGAACTTATCAAGCTTTGTCAAGTCACATTGTACATGTTTGACAAGCTGGGGCACCAATACATCGATGGACTTCTTTGCGACAAGACAGAAATGGCTATCAACAACTGGTGGATCGAAATTGGTGCTGAACACTATAATTTTGAGCCTACCGATGGCATATTAGGCCCTAGTACGGTGGCGGCATTACTAGGCATGTTCATGGGTGCTCGAAATCGCCTTCATTGGTACGGTGCCCCAGTATCAAAGGACGTATTTGACCTAGAAAACACTAAGCGTGGTATTGGTCACTTTCAAAAATCACAAAAGCTCGAGAAGACGAGAAGGCTGGACCGTCAAACTCTTCTCAAGCTTTACACTGTGtctgccaaggctgctgctggagaAAGTTGGGGTGTGCAGAGGGCTGTGAAATCAACGCTGACAGAGGTCGGAGGTAAAAGGGGTGAGCTTGTAATGGGGATGGTGTCAGGAAAAGACAAAGGAGGACTTGCTGATATCGAGACTCTCGACATTGGCACTTTTGCTAGCTTAGCATACGGCGAACGGGCCAAATGGCTGTGGCATGGCAAGCCTCGGAGAAGCGTCGCTGAGCTACCACACCACAGTCCAGAACTGAGCAGCGCGGTGCCTtggaaagaggaggaagcgaATCCAAACCCGAAACGAGTATATTCAGCGCCTGCTGAGAACGAACTGGATGCGAAGCGACTGGATGAGACTCCCGATGTTTACTCGGGCCACCCACCTGGTTCCGCCGTTAGTGTCGCTGATGGATCAGGTGACAAGGAGGCTTCACGGAAGAATATCTTCAAAGGTGTCGCTGGAAAGATGAACGACGCTAGGTCTGGTTTTGGACGTATCAAGGATGTCGTTGGGGGAGGCTTACGTGGTCACAACAATCGACCTTCGGTTTCAACAAGAGATGACTTTTCAGAATCGGGCCCCAGGAGTTCAAGCCAGGGGCTCACTCCAGGAACAACACAACCGCCAGCGCCCACACAAGGAGTGGGCAGAACCTTCACATGGAACAACAAACCGCAGGAGTATCTAGCAGCGATGAAACGAGCAGACGCGGAAGGGGGAGCAGGTTTCCCACAGCTTTCGCACTTTGCGTCTACCTCAACAGTTGACATTAAGCAGCCAGCCTCGGCTCCCGTGGAAACTCAAAAGCGCGAGCAAGATGGGGAGTTATTTGATATTGGGGTAGAAGTGCGTAAGGATGTATTGTCCAAAGCACCCTCCGCCGTTGGATCTCTCGTTGATGAGCATGACCTCCAGGGGCCTGTTCTGGATGCAGAACTCAACGATGATCTATCCAAAAGGGGGCTCTCGCGACGACACAGTATTCAGTTATCACAGTGTCCGAACATGACCGTTCTCAACGAAAGTCGCTGGCCACGACGAATGTCATTTGGcgatgctgaagaggcaGTATTGGAGTGGGAACCGCTTATCGATGTGGCAGATGCAGCGGATGACCTTGCCAATATTGAAGCATTCAATGACCTAGCTCAGCATTTTAACCAGTGCTTGGAGGAAATGAAGCACCGCATTGAGCCATGGGTCATAGAAAAGATCAGTGCAGTTGAGGCTCTCGATGAACGCTACGCGAAAGACAAGGAGGAAATGCATGCACTCTACTACCAGCTGAACGAGGCATGCCAACGTATGCGTATAACTTCtcatgagcttcttgccgAGGAGCGGTCTCATCTCTTAGAAGGCCTTAAGGAGGTTGAGGCGCTCGTAGCTCGTCTCGATTATGAAATCAATGCTCTGTTACAAAAGGTGGTCGATGTCGAAGATG AGCTGAGGCTATTGAGAGGCCCAGCTTGA
- a CDS encoding mitochondrial import inner membrane translocase subunit TIM10 (At least one base has a quality score < 10), which produces MSFLGMGRPQPTSEQKIAAVESEMRMMADTYNRLQQSCQKKCIPNDYREGELNKGESVCLDRCTAKFLDTSMKVSEIMQQQGQALGGGQQGGGGMF; this is translated from the exons ATGAGTTTCCTCGGAATGGGTCGACCTCAGCCTACCTCGGAGCAAAAGATTGCTGCCGTTGAGAGCGAGATGCGCATGATGGCCGACACCTACAACCG TCTTCAGCAATCTTGCCAGAAGAAGTGCATTCCTAACGACTACCGCGAGGGCGAGCTCAACAAGGGCGAGTCTGTTTGCCTCGACCGCTGCACAGCCAAGTTCCTCGACACATCTATGAAGGTCAGCGAGATCATGCAGCAGCAGGGCCAGGCTCTCGGAGGCGGCCAGCAGGGCGGTGGTGGCATGTTCTAA
- a CDS encoding hypothetical protein (At least one base has a quality score < 10), with protein MPESDKPRQSVKRQLKPAPQRPGQDVHCPRFKSEVHFVIPGSMPEIEILRIRTTDVSQPFLDPNSMQQS; from the exons ATGCCTGAATCTGACAAGCCTCGTCAGTCGGTCAAGCGTCAGCTCAAACCCGCTCCCCAACGCCCTGGCCAAGATGTGCATTGTCCACGATTCAAATCAGAGGTCCACTTTGTGATTCCGGGATCGATGCCAGAAATCG AAATTCTTCGCATTCGAACCACGGATGTTTCTCAGCCTTTCCTGGACCCAAATTCGATGCAACAGTCATGA
- a CDS encoding hypothetical protein (At least one base has a quality score < 10), which yields MIMVEQQYIAPGLPQPDGLSGAPSLHDSIPTTETSPYHDLTSYSSVSLFTFQQQSGQCDPNLLNPISVGDLLLWHGVTKNCIKKTHRLQAQLNQHSISPGIFRNVYQQRQSPQASSPMTSQAPVAGGEFLHANYVHDGRRTPGPPEPYMGAFGVSNGPEPQPMSNPYYVNMAPPVEHQDHMMMRDNHHIPMGMHHREMAPAPLLAEHHPPQYRRRSPEETGLHGLPSDVPRSMTGSPRRRSALHAPGRVKKRATKRSGASRSAAAEEPVDEHKNCFGEEVPPTLKSTCPDEERCIFESRWEHRNQKGQDMWESIQSDYKSRFQKCPGKEMLQMKFKRGRSKYIEWLSRDEDLLREAYKIVEKSRYQMMLETFHELGGSRNMRLNASDIEVKVVNDLKLEEGIYMESHGDLNIRRRHKSVQTRKRTGRGDEHDEMMSVGSHNTHEDEVINQVHGLPNIKMEEDGPGGQMMSTHMWDQQMKMEPGAMPPQNNRMQPLMRLSPTQTMYGGRRGS from the exons ATGATCATGGTCGAGCAGCAGTATATTGCCCCAGGTCTACCCCAGCCGGATGGCCTTTCGGGAGCTCCCAGTTTGCACGACTCAATTCCAACAACTGAGACTTCCCCTTACCACGATCTGACATCCTACTCATCTGTAA GTCTCTTCACCTTTCAACAGCAATCCGGCCAATGCGATCCAAACCTCTTAAATCCTATCTCAGTCGGGGATCTCCTCCTTTGGCACGGCGTGACAAAAAATTGCATCAAAAAAACCCACCGCCTCCAAGCACAACTAAATCAACACTCTATCTCTCCTGGGATTTTCAGGAATGTATATCAGCAACG CCAATCCCCACAAGCGAGTTCGCCCATGACCTCTCAAGCTCCGGTCGCTGGAGGGGAATTCCTTCATGCCAATTATGTCCACGATGGACGTCGAACCCCCGGGCCCCCAGAGCCCTATATGGGAGCTTTTGGTGTCTCAAACGGACCAGAACCGCAACCTATGAGCAACCCTTATTACGTCAATATGGCGCCTCCAGTTGAGCACCAAGACcacatgatgatgagggacAATCATCATATTCCAATGGGCATGCATCATCGCGAAATGGCGCCTGCTCCTCTTCTGGCCGAGCATCATCCACCTCAGTACCGCCGAAGAAGCCCAGAAGAGACAGGACTGCACGGATTACCTTCAGATGTTCCACGCTCCATGACTGGATCCCCTCGTCGAAGATCTGCCTTACACGCCCCTGGCCGCGTCAAAAAGCGCGCAACCAAGAGGTCAGGAGCCTCTAGAAGTGCAGCTGCTGAAGAGCCTGTCGACGAGCACAAGAATTGCTTTGGAGAAGAGGTCCCGCCAACACTCAAGAGTACCTGTCCCGATGAGGAGCGCTGCATATTCGAATCTCGCTGGGAGCACCGCAACCAAAAGGGTCAGGATATGTGGGAGAGCATCCAGAGCGACTATAAGAGTCGTTTCCAGAAGTGCCCCGGTAAGGAAATGCTTCAGATGAAATTCAAACGAGGCCGGTCCAAGTACATTGAGTGGTTATCTAGAGAT GAGGACTTGCTTCGAGAGGCTTATAAGATCGTCGAGAAGAGTCGTTATCAGATGATGCTTGAGACCTTTCACGAATTAGGGGGTTCCCGAAATATGCGATTGAATGCTAGCGACATAGAAGTCAAAGTTGTCAACGATCTAAAGCTCGAGGAGGGGATTTACATGGAGTCCCATGGGGATCTCAATATCAGAAGACGACACAAGTCGGTTCAAACAAGGAAGCGCACTGGCCGCGGTGATGAGCACGACGAGATGATGAGCGTCGGATCCCACAACActcatgaagatgaggttATTAACCAGGTGCATGGCCTTCCCAATatcaagatggaagaagatggcccTGGAGGCCAAATGATGAGCACACATATGTGGGACCAACAAATGAAGATGGAACCGGGAGCAATGCCACCACAAAACAATCGCATGCAACccttgatgagattgagtcCAAC